Proteins from one Lacrimispora sphenoides genomic window:
- a CDS encoding 50S ribosomal protein L25, which yields MENTGVMNVVLRKSTRKGDNNQLKREGYLLGNIAGKGVDSISIAVKKDVFRRSMKEFGRNGIFKLVVPDGQSYTVMAKEIHIEPVKNEISHLDFQMVSFSEKIKQEVAIKITGAELLESKRLLINSTIDSILLEGLPQDIPDEIVIDVSNMEAGESIQFSDIKLPEGLTSTIDPEQKMITVVGSKIREAVEGEEEGES from the coding sequence ATGGAAAATACTGGAGTTATGAACGTTGTTTTAAGAAAAAGTACCAGAAAGGGTGACAATAATCAGTTAAAAAGAGAAGGATATTTACTGGGAAACATAGCTGGTAAAGGTGTTGATTCAATCTCAATAGCTGTTAAGAAAGATGTATTTAGAAGATCAATGAAAGAGTTTGGCCGGAATGGCATTTTTAAACTGGTTGTTCCTGATGGCCAGAGTTATACCGTAATGGCAAAAGAAATACACATTGAACCTGTTAAGAACGAAATCTCTCATTTGGATTTTCAAATGGTATCTTTTTCGGAAAAAATCAAACAAGAAGTGGCTATAAAAATTACCGGAGCAGAACTTCTTGAGTCAAAAAGATTGTTGATTAACAGTACCATAGATTCAATTTTACTGGAGGGCTTACCTCAGGATATTCCCGATGAAATAGTAATTGATGTTTCTAATATGGAGGCTGGTGAAAGTATTCAATTTAGTGATATTAAACTTCCGGAAGGACTTACCTCAACTATTGATCCGGAACAAAAAATGATAACAGTTGTTGGCTCTAAGATACGTGAAGCAGTTGAAGGTGAAGAAGAGGGCGAAAGCTAA
- a CDS encoding tyrosine-type recombinase/integrase produces MSSSLSYHQQKDIENVKHLRQLVKELPNFCGDFFRGIEPRTSSRTRIAYAYDLRVFFDFLIKENPVIGKLQVQDITLDHLDSLRVVDIEEYMEYLKYRFNDRNQEVTNKERGIMRKVSSLKSFYNYYYRNERLQTNPASLVQLPKMHEKDIIRLDIDEVALLLDEVENGESLTEKQKAYHAKTKIRDLALLTLMLGTGIRVSECVGLDVDDIDLKNGGIRIHRKGGKEVTVYFGSEVEDALLDYLDERSFVIPEEGHEKALFLSLQKKRIAVRSVENLVKKYSKLVAPLKKITPHKLRSTYGTSLYKETGDIYLVADVLGHSDVNTTKKHYAALEDERRRSARNKVKLREKM; encoded by the coding sequence ATGAGTTCTTCTCTCTCCTACCATCAGCAAAAAGATATTGAAAACGTTAAGCACCTGCGCCAGTTGGTAAAGGAACTTCCAAATTTCTGCGGAGATTTCTTCAGGGGAATTGAACCTCGCACTTCTTCCCGGACCAGGATCGCTTACGCTTATGATCTAAGAGTATTTTTTGACTTTCTAATTAAGGAAAACCCCGTTATCGGCAAACTTCAGGTTCAGGATATTACTTTAGACCACCTGGATTCGCTTCGGGTCGTGGACATTGAAGAATACATGGAATATTTAAAATACCGTTTTAATGATAGAAATCAGGAAGTGACCAACAAAGAGCGAGGAATCATGCGAAAAGTCTCTTCACTGAAAAGCTTCTATAATTATTATTACCGAAATGAACGGCTTCAAACAAATCCCGCTTCTCTGGTGCAGCTTCCAAAGATGCATGAAAAGGATATTATCCGGTTAGATATTGATGAGGTAGCTCTTTTGCTCGATGAAGTTGAAAACGGGGAATCTTTAACAGAAAAGCAAAAAGCTTACCATGCGAAAACCAAGATCCGTGATCTCGCACTATTAACTCTAATGCTGGGAACCGGTATCCGGGTATCGGAGTGTGTTGGTCTGGATGTTGATGATATTGATTTAAAAAATGGCGGGATCCGGATTCATAGAAAAGGAGGAAAAGAAGTCACTGTGTACTTTGGTTCCGAAGTTGAGGATGCCCTTCTTGATTATCTTGACGAACGCAGTTTCGTCATTCCTGAGGAAGGCCATGAAAAAGCACTCTTCCTATCCCTTCAAAAGAAACGGATTGCAGTACGCAGCGTCGAAAATTTGGTAAAAAAATATTCCAAACTCGTAGCACCTTTAAAAAAGATTACCCCACATAAACTGCGCAGCACCTATGGAACAAGCCTGTATAAGGAAACCGGTGACATCTATCTGGTTGCAGACGTTTTGGGACACTCAGATGTTAACACTACGAAAAAACACTATGCTGCTTTGGAGGATGAACGCCGGCGCAGTGCCAGAAATAAGGTGAAGTTGCGGGAAAAAATGTAG